In Streptomyces sannanensis, the DNA window AGGCGTACCGGATAGACCTGCGGGTTGGGTCCCGCGAAGATGCGGACCCCGTACTCCAGCGCGAACGACGCGCCCACCGCGGTGATGAGCAGCGACAGCCGCGGCGCACTGCGCAGCGGCCGGTAGGCGACCCGCTCCAGAGCGACGCCGCTCAGGCCGGTCACCAGCATCGTCAGCACGAGCACCACGAACAGGGCGATCAGCGAACCGCCAGGGATCTCGCCGAACGTGCCGAGCAGCGCGAATCCCGAGAACGCTCCGAGCATGTAGAGGTCGCCGTGGGCGAAGTTGAGCAGCTTGATGACCCCGTAGACCATGCTGTAGCCGAGGGCGACCAGTGCGTAGAACGAGCCGACGAACAGCCCGTTCCAGATGAGCTGTGCCATGCGAACCCCTCCGGGTTACTTGAGGGAGTCCTGCAAGGCGAACTTGCCGTTCTTGACGGTGAGGATCACGAATCCGCCGTTGCTCAGCGTGTGGTCGGCGGTGAACTTGAGCGGACCGGAGAAGATCTGGAAGCCGTTCAGGCCCTCGAGGGCCTTGGTGATCTTGTCACCGTCGGTGCTGCCGGCCTTCTTGATGGCCTCGGCGGCGACCCGTACGGCGTCGTAGGACTGGGTGGAGTACGGGCCGGGTTCGGAGCCGAACTTCGCCTTGTAGGCGGCGATCCAGCTCTCGGCGCCCGGAGTGGTGTCGGGGGTCTGGGTCATGGTCGCGTGGACGCCCTCGCCGTTCGCGTCGCCCGCGATCTGGACGAGCTTCGCATCGACCGAGCCGTCACCGACGAGGAACTTGCCCTTGTAGCCCGCCTGGCGGAACTGACGGATCAGCAGACCGCCCTCCTGGTAGTACCCGGTCCAGTAGACGTAGTCGGGATTCGACTTCAGCACGCTGGTGACGTTCGGGCTGTAGTCGCTCTCACCGGGGTTGACCGAGTCCTGGGCGGCCTTGGCCGGAGCACCTCCGCTGCCCAGCTTGGCGGCGGTGAGATCGGCGATGTCCTTGGAGTAACTGGTGTTGTCGTCCATGACGGCGACCTTCTTGGCCCCGTCCTTGGTCAGCCACTGGACCGCCGCGGCCGCCTGCTGGCTGCCCGTGCCGTTGATGAGGAAGACATGGTCGAGGCGCTGCTCGACCAGCTCGTTGGAGTTGGCCGCCGGAATGATCATGGGGATCTTCTGCCTGCCGAAGACCGGCAGGGTGGGCAGCGTGGCGCCGGAACAGTAGCCGCCGACCGAGACGGCCGCACCTGCCGCGACCAGCTTGTTGGCCGCCGCGACCGCGGTCTTCGGATCGCAGGCGTCGTCCTCGACCTGCAGCTTCAGCTTCCTGCCGAGCACGCCGCCCTTGGCGTTGATCTCGTCGATCGCAAGCTGCGCCCCGTTCTTCATGTACGGACCGATGTCCGCGCTGCTGCCGGACAGCGGGATGTCCATCCCGAGCACGATCGGGCCATTGTCCTTGCCCGCTGAGCCGCTGCCCAGTCCGTTGCAGCCGGTGGCGGCCAGAGCAGTGACTGCGAGCACCGAGGTCAGCGCCATGGCCCTGGATCTCGTGCGGGTGGTGGAGAGCGGAACGGGGATGGCGGATCTCGTCATGGGGCGCTCCTGCTGGGCCTTGTGAAGGGTGGGCGGAGTACGTGATCACGGGGCACTTGTGCTGTGTGATATTGCATAGGCGGGCGTGATGCGTGATATTGCACTGCTCGCCAGTGGCGGGTCAATACCCGAACGCGACCGTGATCTCGGTTGTGTGAGGGCCGCCACGGACGCTTCTTGCGGCTCTGCGTCCAAGGGCATCGAGCTGCTGGTGTCGCGGCACGAGGTTGCGGTGCTGCGCCGCGCGTCCCCGAGGCCGCGCCTCACCTGGGGCGACCGCGTCCATCTCGCCGCGCTGATCCGAAAGTTGACCTGCATCCAGGGCCGCGAGCAGCGGGCCCTGCCGAGCTGTCGGCGGGCGGGGTGATCAGGGTTGCGACCGTCGGCCGCTTGGGAATTGAGGCGGCTGATCCAATGTGGCGCATGGTCATATAAGTTGCCGTGCTTCGCGGGATTCATATGCCCCACCGGGGTGAACAATGCGGGCGCGCGGTCCGGGAACGTTCGTGTCCCGAATGGTCCTGCCGAGGATGAGCGTCGGCGGGACATGCCGGTCTCCGCCGTCACACACTTCCCGTATCGAGGTGGAGAGATGTCCAGCATGCGCAGACCCGTGAGTGGCTGTCGGCAGCCGGGGCGTCGGCAGTCACGGTCTTTGGCTTCGTTGCTGACGGGCTGTCTGCTGTTCTGGGCGGGCGGTACGTTGCCGCTGCTCGGTGCCGCGCCTGCCCACGCCGACGAGACGACGATCTCGGTCGATACTCTCCGTACCGGCTGGGATGCGAACGAGCCCGGTCTGGCGCCCGGTCAGGTGTCCAGCTCCGACTTCGGGCAGCAGTTCTCCACCACCGTGGACGGCCAGGTCTACGCCCAGCCGCTGGTGGCCGGGAAGACGGTCGTCGCGGCCACCGAGAACGCGAAGGTCTACGGGCTGGACTCGGCCACCGGGAAGATCAACTGGTCGGTGGACCTCGGTGCGCCGTGGCCGGCCTCGGCGATCGGCTGCGGGGACCTGACACCGAACATCGGGGTGACCGCGACTCCCGTGTACGACCCGGCCACCAAGACCGTCTACCTCACCTCGAAGATCAACGACGGTCCCGACACCAAGCACCCCAACTGGTACGTCCACGCGCTGGACGTGACCACTGGTGCCGAGCGCAGCGGCTGGCCGGTGAAGGTGCAGGGCGCGCCGGTGAACGACCCCGGCCACCCGTTCAACGCGTTCACCGCCGGCCAGCGCCCGGGCCTGCTGCTGATGGGCGGATCGGTCTACGCGGCCTTCGCCTCGCACTGCGACATCGGCCCCTACGTCGGCTATGTGCTGGGCGTCAACACCACGACCCGCAGCACCACCCTGTGGGCCACCGAGGACTCCTCCGCCAACGGCAAGGCCGGCATCTGGATGAGCGGCGGCGGCCTGGTCTCCGACGGACCGGGCCGGATCCTGCTCTCCACAGGGAACGGCACCACCCCCGCACCCGGCCCCGGCTCGCAACCGCCGGGCCAGCTGTCCGAGTCGGTGGTCCGACTGGGCGTCAACAGCGACGGCACCATGTCCGCCCAGGACTTCTTCAGCCCCAGCAACGCCTCGACCCTCGACCAGAACGACACCGACTTCGGCTCGGGAGCCCCGGTGGCCCTGCCCGGCCCGGTCTTCGGCACGGCCCAGCACCCCCACCTTCTGGTACAGGCCGGCAAGGACGGCCGGCTCTTCCTCCTCGACCGGGACAACCTCGGCGGCCGCAGCCAGGGGCCCGGTGGTACCGATGCGGTGCTCGGCACCTTCGGTCCGTACGAGGGTCTCTGGGGACACCCGGCCGCGTACGGCGGCGAGGGCGGCTATGTGTACCTGATCGGCAGCGGCGGTCCGCTGCGGGCCTTCGCCTACGGCGTCACCGGCACGGGCCTGCCCTCGCTGACCAGTACCGGCGCGAGCGCCGGCAGATTCGGCTACACCTCGGGTTCGCCCGTGGTGACCTCCACCGGCACCACACCGGGCTCCGCCCTCGTCTGGGCGGTCTACTCCGACGGCTCCAACGGCGCCAACGGCCAGCTGCGCGCATACGACGCCGTACCGGTGAACGGAACGCTGAAACTGCGCTGGTCCGCCCCGATCGGCACCGCGTCCAAGTTCTCCGTGCCCGCCACCGACGGCGGACGTGTCTACGTCGGCACCCGGGACGGCCATGTGCTCGCCTTCGGCCGCCCGTCCAACGCCGCGCTGATCGGCAA includes these proteins:
- a CDS encoding branched-chain amino acid ABC transporter substrate-binding protein, which translates into the protein MTRSAIPVPLSTTRTRSRAMALTSVLAVTALAATGCNGLGSGSAGKDNGPIVLGMDIPLSGSSADIGPYMKNGAQLAIDEINAKGGVLGRKLKLQVEDDACDPKTAVAAANKLVAAGAAVSVGGYCSGATLPTLPVFGRQKIPMIIPAANSNELVEQRLDHVFLINGTGSQQAAAAVQWLTKDGAKKVAVMDDNTSYSKDIADLTAAKLGSGGAPAKAAQDSVNPGESDYSPNVTSVLKSNPDYVYWTGYYQEGGLLIRQFRQAGYKGKFLVGDGSVDAKLVQIAGDANGEGVHATMTQTPDTTPGAESWIAAYKAKFGSEPGPYSTQSYDAVRVAAEAIKKAGSTDGDKITKALEGLNGFQIFSGPLKFTADHTLSNGGFVILTVKNGKFALQDSLK